GTCCGGGCCGGGGGCGGGGCGCCCGGCGGACGCCAGGTGCCCCGCGAGGTGGTGGACGGCGTGGAAGCGTGCGCCGCGCGACCAGGCGAGCGCCTTGCCCCAGGAGAGCCCCACGAGGAGCGCGCCGACGAGGCCGGGCCCGTACGTTGCGGCGACCGCGTCGACGTCGTCCAGGGTCGCGCCGGCCTCGCGCAGGGCGCGGCGCGCGACGTCGTCGACGACGCGGAGGTGTTCGCGGGAGGCGCGCTCGGGCACCACCCCCCCGAAGGGGGCGTGCACGGCGTCCTGCGAGGCGACGACGTTCGCGATCACCGCGCCCGTCGCGGCGTCCACGACCCCGACCCCGGTGTCGTCGCAGGAGGTGTCGATGCCCAGCACCACGCGCACGAGCGGGACGCTACCACGCCGCCGGCGCGCCGCTGCGCGCGGGTATCGTGCCGCGTGACGAAACGCCGCCGCCCTCCGCGCGCCGGACGCCGAGGACCCCGCCGGACGCCGCCCGCCCCGCCCCGCGCCGAGGCCGGCGGGCCCGAGGGGCCGTGGTCCGAACGCCCCTGGGACGTCCTCGACGTCGCCGGCGTGCGGGCCTCCTGGCGGGTCGGGATGCGGGGGCACCCCGACGTGCCCGACGGGCTGGACCTCCTCGCGACGCGGCTCGCGGAGCGCCGCGACGCGCCGCCGCCGGCGCGGCGTCTCGACGCCACCGGTTGGTTCGGCGTGCCGGCCCGGGCCGCCGGCGGGGGGCAGGTGCTGGAGCGCTCGGCGGCGGCGCTCGACGCCCTCCGGCGCGACGCGGACGCCGACCGCCCGGGGGCGCGCGCCGTGGCGGACGCCGCCCGGGCGGGCTTGGCGTGGGACGCGCCGCCCGGGGCGGCCGACGAGGTGTGGGTCGCGCCGCGTGCCGACCTCGGGACGCGGGCGGTGCACGCCGACCTGGCGGCCGCCGCACGCGCCCTCGCGCCGGCCGGCGTGGCGTGGGCGGTCCTCGACCGCGATCGCGGCGCGAAACGCTACGCGCGCGACGCCGGCCGCTGGTTCGGGGCGGTCGCGCGCGACGCGAAGCGGGGCCGGGCGGAGCTCGTGCGGTTGGCGGCGCCGCATCCGGAGGCGGCCGCCGAGGCGCTCGCGGCGTCGGTGGAGGGGCCCCGCCCGCACGACGGCCCGTGGGCCGCGATCGACGGCGCGCCGGGGGCCGTCGCCCTGCCGGGGACGTACGGCGCCGCGGCGCTCGACCCCGGCACGGCGCACCTGCTGGCGGTCCTACGCGCGGAGGCGGCGCCGTGGCGCGGCCTCCGCGTCCTCGACCTCGGGTGCGGGTGGGGGCCGTTGGCGCGCGAGGCGGCGTCGGGCGGCGCGGAGGTCGTCGCGACCGACGACGACCTCGCCGCCGTCCGCAGCGCCCGCCGCAACGCGCCGACCGTCGACGTGCGGCACGCCGACCTCGCGGCCGACCTCGCGGTGGACGCGCGCTTCGACGCCGTGCTCGTCAACCCGCCGTTCCACGTCGGTGCGGGGGTGCGCACGGCGGTCGGGCGGGCGTTCGTGCGGACCGCCGGCGCCCGGCTCGCGCCGGGCGGCACGGCCTGGGTCGTCGCGAACGCCGCGTTGCCCTATGAGGCGGAGGTCGCTGCGGTCGACGTCGACCTCGAGGTGCATCCGGCCGACGCGTTCAAGGTGCTGGTGGCGCGCCGTCGAAGCGCCCCGTGACGCGGGCGGCGGTCCCCACGTCGGGCGTCAACACCGTTCCCTCGGGCCCCGCGTAGTCGGCGAGGACGGCGTGCACGGCGGGGGCGGCCGCGTCGCTCGTCACGGCGGCGAGCGTCGGGCCCGCCCCGGAGAGGAACGCCGCGTACGCGCCGGCGTCGAGCGCCGCGTCGCGGGCGGCGTCGAGGCCGGGCACCAACGCCCGGCGTTGCGGTTCGTGGATCGCGTCGCGGCTCGCGACGCGCAACAGCTCGGGATCCTCGGTCCAGACCGCGACCGGCCAGAACGCCAAGCGGGCGGCGGTCCCGACCGCCTCGGCGCGCGTGACGACGGGGGACAGCACGTCGCGGGCGGCGTCGGTGGGGACCTCGAAGGCGGGCACGCCGAACGCGATCCGCCACGCCGCCGGCCAGGGGAGGGTCCGTCGCGTCCAGCCGCCGGCGTCCTCGGCGGCGAGGACCAGGCCGCCGTACACCGCCGGCGCGACGTTGTCCGGGTGGCCCTCCAGGTCCGCCGCCAACGCGAACACGCCGTCCCGGCCGAGCGCCCCGCCGTTCGCCTCGTCCCCGAGGAGGGCGCCGGCGACCAACGCCGCCGACGACGACCCCAGGCCGCGGGCGAGGGGGATGGCGTTGCGGATCGAGAGGTGGACGGGCGGCGCCGTCGCGCCGG
This Trueperaceae bacterium DNA region includes the following protein-coding sequences:
- a CDS encoding methyltransferase — protein: MTKRRRPPRAGRRGPRRTPPAPPRAEAGGPEGPWSERPWDVLDVAGVRASWRVGMRGHPDVPDGLDLLATRLAERRDAPPPARRLDATGWFGVPARAAGGGQVLERSAAALDALRRDADADRPGARAVADAARAGLAWDAPPGAADEVWVAPRADLGTRAVHADLAAAARALAPAGVAWAVLDRDRGAKRYARDAGRWFGAVARDAKRGRAELVRLAAPHPEAAAEALAASVEGPRPHDGPWAAIDGAPGAVALPGTYGAAALDPGTAHLLAVLRAEAAPWRGLRVLDLGCGWGPLAREAASGGAEVVATDDDLAAVRSARRNAPTVDVRHADLAADLAVDARFDAVLVNPPFHVGAGVRTAVGRAFVRTAGARLAPGGTAWVVANAALPYEAEVAAVDVDLEVHPADAFKVLVARRRSAP
- the thrB gene encoding homoserine kinase; amino-acid sequence: MPLEAVVPASSANLGPGFDCLGLAVGVHLRVVATPADRDAFVDEDGRLDPGPDDLIHRGFRRAFERAGATAPPVHLSIRNAIPLARGLGSSSAALVAGALLGDEANGGALGRDGVFALAADLEGHPDNVAPAVYGGLVLAAEDAGGWTRRTLPWPAAWRIAFGVPAFEVPTDAARDVLSPVVTRAEAVGTAARLAFWPVAVWTEDPELLRVASRDAIHEPQRRALVPGLDAARDAALDAGAYAAFLSGAGPTLAAVTSDAAAPAVHAVLADYAGPEGTVLTPDVGTAARVTGRFDGAPPAP
- a CDS encoding tRNA (adenosine(37)-N6)-threonylcarbamoyltransferase complex transferase subunit TsaD; protein product: MRVVLGIDTSCDDTGVGVVDAATGAVIANVVASQDAVHAPFGGVVPERASREHLRVVDDVARRALREAGATLDDVDAVAATYGPGLVGALLVGLSWGKALAWSRGARFHAVHHLAGHLASAGRPAPGPD